The genomic stretch GCGCCATCGCGCGAGCGTTCTCGTACACATCCACCGAGCCGAAGTTGTGCCACAGGCCGAGCGACACGGCGGGCAGCTTCAGGCCCGACTGCCCGCAGCGGACGTAGTCCATCGCGTCGTACCGGTCGGCGGCGGGGGCGTACGGGGCAGAGTCGTTGCGGTAGATCACGGGGGCAGGCGCGTGGCCGGGTAGGTGAGGACAGGGCCACCGAGGTGGCCGCGGAGGGTCTCAGGACCGCCGGTCCTGAGCCTCAGTTCCACACCTCCCGCGTGCGCCGAGGACTCGCAGCGCTCCCCGGGCGGGAGGCTCCGGCTACGTCTCCGCGAGGGGAGACGTCTCGGCGGCCGCGATCCACAGGGTCGCCCGGGTGCCCTGGCCCACGGACGAGGCGATCTCGAACCGCCCACCCAGGAGTTCGAGCCGCCGCCGGACACTGTAGAGCCCGAACTGCTCGTCGGCCGCGAGGCTGGCAGGATCGAAGCCGGCGCCCGCGTCGGACACCACCACCACGACCTCCTGGCGGTCCCGGCGAAGGTGTACAGTAGCGCGGTCCACGCGGGCGTGCTTGACGACGTTGAACAGCAGCTCGCGGACGAGTTCGGTCAGCAGGACCCGCACCTCCCGGTCCCCGATCACGACGGGGTCGCGGGCCTCGACCTCTACCGTGAGCGCGTACGTCTTGTGGACGTGGGTGGCGAGCCACCGGAGCGCGAGCGAAAAGTCGTCGGCGTCGAGGACGGGCGGCGTGAAGCCGAGCGCGAGCTGGCGCGTCGCCTCGATGCCCTCGCCGACGATGTCGTAGGCGCGAAGGATGCGGTCGCGGAAGGGCGCCGCCTCGGGCGTCTTCTGGACGCCTTCCAGCAGGATTTGCGCGCCGAAGAGCAACTGCTGGACGTGGTCGTGGAGGAGCGCCGAGATGCGTCGGCGCTCGGCCTGCTCGGCGAGCGTGAGGGCCGAGGCGAGCGCGCGGATCTCGCGGTTCGACACGGCCAGGGCGTCGGCCTGCTCGACCATCTGGTCGCGCTGCCGCGCGATCTCGGCCTGGTGGTCGGCCACGGCGCGCCGGAGGGCGGCCGTCTCGACGGCGCGCTGGAGGGCCCGCTCGAGCGACTCGGCTGTGAGATTCCCCTTGGCGATGTAGTCGAGCGCGCCCGCCCGCATCGTCTCGACGGCGACCTCCATGTCACTGACGCCCGTCAGCATGACCACCGGGAGGCCGAGGTCGGTGAACCAGGGCAGCAGCGCGAGGCCGTCCGCGTCGGGCAGCCGGAGGTCGAGCAGGACCACGTCGGGGGCGTGGCCGTCGAAGCCGGTCTCAATGCACGCCTTGCCCTTGGCGGCCGTGGCGGCCTGGCAGACCTCGTGCTCGGGCCGGAGCGCGCGGAGGACCCGTGCCCGGTCCACCTCGTCGTCGTCGATGAGGAGAATGCGGAAGCCCGGAGTCATGCGGCGGCGCCCTGGCTCGGCGGAAACTCGACGAGGCGCCAGTAGACGCGCAGCAGCTTGACCACCTCCAGGAAGTCCTCGCCCGCCCGGCTCTTCAGGATGTAGCCGGCCACGTTGTGTTCATAGGCCGCCACCTTGTCCTCCTCGCGGTCGCTCGTCGTGAGCACGAACACGATCGTGCGTGACAGCGCGGGGTCGGCACGGATGGCATCGAGGAACTCGATCCCGTTCATGCGCGGCATGTTGACGTCGAGCAGGACGACGTACGGATGCGGTACCTCGACCTCGCTCTCCCCACGCAGCGCCGCGAGCGCCTCGACCCCGTCGCGCACGACGACGAACGGGTTGGCGATGCGATGCTGCCGGAAGGCGCGCTGGATGGCCTCCGCGTCGATGGCATCGTCCTCGACCAGGAGGAGGGTGACGCTGTTTACTTCCAAGACGTTAGGTGTCTACCTGTGTGGGCCATGTGAACCGGAACATAGCCCCCCGCCCCTCGCCAGGCTCGATCCACACCCGCCCGCCCCGGCTCTGGACCGCTTTCTTGACGATCGAGAGCCCCATGCCGCTGCCTTCCACCTCGTCTCGCGGGCGGAGGGTCTGGAACAGGCCGAACACGCGGTCCCGGTACTCGGGCGCGATGCCTGGCCCATCGTCGGCGACCGTGAACTCCGCCCAGTCGCCGTCCATCCGGGCCGACACCGTCACGCGCCCGTCCGGTCGGTCGTGGTGCTTGACAGCATTCGAGACGAGGTTGCGAATGACGAGCGCCAGCGGCGCCCGCGCGCTCACGAGCGTCGGGAACGTGCCCGCCACCTGGACCTCGACGCCCGTGGGCGGGGCCACGAGCGCGACCGCCTCGCGGACGAGGGCCGCGGTGTCGATGGCCTCGGGCGCAGCCTCCTTGCGCCCCACGCGAGAGTACGTCAGGAGGCTGTCGAGGAGCCGCTCCATCCGCCCGACCCGGCCGCGGAGGAGCGACAGGTGCCGGACCGAGGGCTCGGGCAGGACGTCTTTGGCGTCTTCCTCGATCCAGGCCGCGAGGCTGTCGATGGCGCGGAGCGGAGCCTTGAGGTCGTGGCTGGCCACGTAGGCGAACTGGTCGAGCTCGGCGTTCGACCGTTCGAGTTCGGCCGTCCGCGCTTCGACGCGGTCCTCCAACTCGTCGTTGAGTGCCCGGAGTGCCTGCTCGGCCGCCCGCTGCTCGGTGATGTCGGTGAACAGGAGTGCGACCCGCATGCTGCCCTCGCCTCCGACACGAACGGCATAGACGTCGAACCAGCGGCCCAGGGCATCCGAGCCGTTCTCGAACCGGAGCGGCTCGCCCGTCTCGGCGACGCGGGCATAGGTCTCGACCCAGTGGGGCTCGAGGTCGGGGATCAGCTCGTAGGCCCTCCGGCCCTCGGCGCCGACGAGCCCGGTCTGTGCCACGAACGCGGGGTTGGTCTCCACGAAGCGGTAGTCCACCGGCCGGCCGTCGGCGTCGTAGATCAGGTCGAGGATGCTGAACCCGACGTCGATGGAGTCGAACAGGGTTCGGTAGCGGGCCTCGCTCTGCCGGAGCCGCTCGTCGGCTTCCTTGAGCGCGTGGATGTCGGTGGCTGTCCCGTACCAGCGGCTGACGCGGTCGCGCTCGTCGCGGGCGGGCACGGCGCGGCTGAGGTGCCAGCGGTAGCTGCCGTCGCGCATCTGAACGCGGTGCTCGCACTCGTACGGCATGCCCTCGACGACTGCGGTCTCCCACGCCTCGGTCGTCCGCCCGAGGTCGGCCGGGTGGACCACCGGGGCCCATGCCCACGTGCCGTCCTCGGCGGGTTCGATGCCTCCGTAGAGGTCCCGCCGCTGGTTGTAGTACTCGACGGTGCCGTCCGGGCGGGCGGTCCAGACGAGCTGGGGCGTGGCGTCGGCGAGCCGGCGGAAGTCGATCTCGCTCTGCCGGAGCGCCTCCTCGGCCTGCTTCGCCTCGGTGATGTCCTGGACGACCCCCGCGATGCGGCCCGCGTCGATGGCGCGCCCCGTGACGCGCACCCAGCAGACAGGCTCCGACGGGTGGGTGACCCGGTATTCCTCACGGAAGGCGCCGCCCGAGTCGACCGCCCGCCGGTAGGCCGCGAGCACGCGCTCCCGGTCGGCCTCGTGGAGAAGCAGGGTCGCCTCCTCGAACGAGCGTCGGCGGGCCACAGGCGGGTCGCCGTGGATGGCCTGGAACTGGGCGTCGCCGAAGACGGTGCCGTCGGCGAGGTCCACGTCCCATCGTCCCATGCTGGCCGCGTCGAGCGCTGTCTGGAGATCCGCGGAGGCCAGCGCCGCCGCGGCGCTCGCCGCGCGGACCTCGGTCCGATCGATGGCGACGAGCACGGTGCGCCGGGGACGATGGCCGCTCTCGGTCCCGTCAGACACGACCCGCTCGTGCACGTCCAGCCAGCGGACCGAGCCGTCGGGCTGGATCACGCGGGACTCCATGGCGAAGCTCCCGTCTCCGTCCGGGGGGAGAGACGCCGCGGACCGGCGCTCGATCTCGGCACGGTCGGCCGGGTGGAACCGTGCGAGGACATCGGTGCGAGGGACGGGGAGCCCAACAGGCAGGCCGAACAGCTCGGCGCCGCGCGCGTCCGCGGTCGCGGTGTCGCCGTCGATGACCAGCGTCCCGAAGTCGACCAGCGCCGCGACCTGATCGAGGCGGCCATCGGTCTCGGCGGCGTCCGAGGGAGGGGGGAGTAAGGAACCGTCGGGCACGGCAGGGGAGGACAGGGCCGCCTAACGTACCTGCGAGCAGGTGTCGCTCGCCGCGCCGAGGCGGACCGGCTCAGCCGAGGGCGGTCCGCACGCCCCGGCGGACGAGGTCGACGGTGAGGCCGTAGACGAGGTGCGAGCCGAACTCCCAGACCCACCACGCGGTCGGCATGTCGCGGGGGGAGGCCTGGAGGCCGGCGGCCGGGAGCGTCGTGCCGTGGGTGGCGGCGAACAGCGCCGCGGCGGCGGGGATGCCGAACCCGACCTCCGCGTCGGTCACCTCGGCGAGCACGCCGTAGGCCACGCCCGCGCTCGTCCCGAAGGTCCAGTGGATGGCGTTCTGCGCTTCCAGCTTCTCGTCGCGGCTCAGCGTCACGCCGACGAGGTCGGTCGCGCCCTGGGCCATGTACGACGGAGGCATCCGGTCGGGGTGGCCCTGCACGTCGGCTCCGGGGCGCTCCTTCTGGGCGTGCGTCGGGGGGAACCAGCGCTCGCCGAGGTTCTGGAGGATGGGCTCGGCCTGGCTCTTGACGACCGTGCCGACGAGCCCGCCGATGAGCCCGGCGAGGGCGCCTTTCCAGATCGACGGCTGCAGATGGGCGGAGGGATTCGAACTCGACATGGGAGGTGTGGGAGAGAGGGGAGGAGTCCAACCCTGACGCTCCTGCGGTGTTCGTCACGAGCCTCGCCTCGGGCCATCCCCGAGGATCCCCGCCGCGCGCCGGTTCGTGCCTCGCTTCCCTCTCGCGCATTCGGATGCCCACCCTCCTCGTCTGCCTCCCCGACGACCAACTCCCCGATCTCGACCGCGTCCGCGCCCTGGCGCCCGAGTTCGAGGTCGTCCGCACCCGCTCCAAGGAGGACGTCCGCCCCCACCTCGGCGAGGTCACGGTCGCCCTCGGCTACTTCCCGCCCGCGCTCGTGGCCGAGGCACCGGCCCTGGAGTGGATCCAGTCGTGGAGTGCCGGGCTCGACTGGCTCGTCGCGCACGAGGCGTTCGACTCGTCGGCGCACCCGGACCTGATGGTGACGAGCGCGTCGGGCGTCCACGCCGTTCCCATCGGCGAGCACGTGTTCGCGATGCTGCTGGCCGTCGCGCGCGACCTACCCCGCGCGTTCCGTGACCAGCGCGACCGCCGGTGGGGCACGTCGGACGACTACGGGGGCGTGTTCGAGTGGCTGAACAAGCGCCTCGTGATGATCGGCGCCGGCTCCATCGGCGAGCGCGTGATCCGGCTGGCCGACGCCTTCGGCATGACGGCGGTGGCCGTGCGCCACAGCGGGCGCGAGACGCCCGGCGCCCTCCGCACGGTCACGCCCGACGCCATGACCGATGAACTGGCCGAGGCGGACGCCGTCGTGGCTGCGCTCCCCGCCACCGCCGCGACGTACCGCATGCTCGACGCGAGCGTGTTCGGTGCCATGAAGCGCGGGGCCGTGTTCGTCAACGTCGGCCGGGGGGAGACGGTCGACCAGTACGACCTGATCGAGGCGCTGCGCTCGGGGCAGGTCGGCGCGGCCGGGCTCGACGTGGTCGAGGACGAGCCGCTGCCCGCCTCGTCGCCGCTGTGGACGATGGACAACGTGATCGTGACGCCCCACGTCGCGGGCGACACGCCGCGCTACGCCGACCGCGCGCTGGCCCTGTTCGCCGACAACCTCAATCGGTGGCGAGCGGGCAGCGACCTCCGCAACCGCGTGGACCTCGACGCCGGGTACTGATGCCTCCGGCCCCTCTCGCCTCGGGGAGGTCGCGGGCCGACCCTGGTGGCAGGCCGACCGAGGCGGAGGCAGTCAGGCGAGTCCCGAGCGCCGCGCCGGATCCCGACCGCCCGCGGCGGGTGTACCCTGCGCTCCCTTCACGATGCCTCCGCATGGACCTGCTGCGTACCGTTCCCCAGGCCCACCGCGGGTTCGCGTCCGACGCCACCGCCGAGGTCGTCCAACTCACCGTCGACGGCCGCGCGGTGGAGGGCCGCGACGGCGAGTGGCTGGCGACCCTGCTCGACCGCCTCGACCAGGCCGACGGCCAGCGCACGGCGACCGAGGGCGGGCCGGGTGGCCACTCGGTCCCCCACGTCTGCTTCCAGCCGGAACTGGGGCCGATCCAGACCTGCGACACCTGCTTCGTCGAGGTCGACGGCACGCTGGCCCGCGCCTGCGCGACGCCCGTCCGCGCCGGGCTGGTGGTCGCCACGCGGACGGCCGCCTCGGGCGATGCGCGGGAGGAGGGGATGCACCGGTTGCTCGGGAATCACAACCTGTACTGCACGGTCTGCGACCGGAACAACGGCGACTGCCCGGTCCACAACGCGACCAAGCACGTCGCCGTCGAGCACCAGCGCTACCCGTTCGAGCGGAAGCCCTACGAGACCGACGCGAGTCACCCGTTTTACCAGTACGACCCCGACCAGTGCATCGTCTGCGGCAAGTGCGTCGAGGCGTGCCAGGAGGTCCAGGTCACCGAGACGCTCTCGATCGACTGGGAGGCCGACGTGCCCCGGGTGCAGTGGGACGGCGGCGCGCTCGCGGGCGAGTCCTCGTGCGTCAGCTGTGGCCACTGCGTGACGGTGTGCCCGTGCAACGCGCTCATGGAGAAGACCATGATCGGTGAGGCCGGTCACTTCACCAACCTGCAGTCGAACGTCTTCTACCCGTCCGTGGACGTGGTCAAGGCCGTCGAGCCCTTCATCGGCAACAGCCCCATCTTCGCGCTCTCGGACGCTGAGGCCGCGATGCGCGAGGCCTCCATCGACAAGACCAAGACCGTCTGCACGTATTGCGGCGTCGGCTGCTCGTTCGAGGTGTGGACGCGCGAGCGGCGCATCCTCAAGATCGAGCCGACCGGCGAGGGGCCGGCCAACGGCATCTCGACCTGCGTCAAGGGCAAGTTCGGGTGGGACTACGTCAACGCGCCGGAGCGTCTGCGCGGCCCGCTCGTCCGCGTGCCGGACGGCCAGGGCGGCGAGACGTTCGCCGAGGCGACCTGGGACCACGCCCTGGAGACCGTCGCGACGCGGATGCGCGCCATCGTCGACGCGCACGGGCCGGACTCGGTCGCCTTCATCGCGTCGTCCAAGGCGACGAACGAGGAGAGCTACCTCGTCCAGAAGCTGGCCCGCGCCGTGTTCAAGACGAACAACGTCGACAACTGCAGCCGCTACTGCCAGGCGCCCGCGACGGTCGGCCTGTGGCGGACGGTCGGCTACGGTGGCGACGCGGGCACGATGGACGACATCCGCGCGGCCGACCTCGTGCTGATGGTGGGCACCAACACAGACCAGAGCCACCCCGTCCTGGCGGCGCACCTCCGGGCGGCCCAGAAGCAGAACGGCCAGACCCACATTGTGGCCGACATCCGCGCGCACCTGACCGCCCAGCGCGCCGACGTGTTCATCCGCCCGACCCCGGGGACGGACCTGATCTGGATGAGCGCGGTCGCCAAGTACATCTTCGACCAGGGCTGGGAGGACCGCGCCTTCCTGGACCAGCACGTCAACCACGAGGCGAGCTACCGCGAGAGCCTGGAGCCGTTCACGCTCGCCTACGCGGAGCAGATGACGGGCATCGCGCAGGACACGCTGATCGACATCGCGCGGCGCATCGCCGAGGCGGAGACGGTCTGCGGGCTGTGGGCCATGGGCGTCACGCAGCACAAGATGGGCTCCGACACGAGCACGGCCCTCTCGAACCTGCTCTTGGTTACTGGCAACTTCGGCAAGCCGGGCACGGGCGGGTACCCGCTCCGCGGCCACAACAACGTGCAGGGGTGCTCGGACTTCGGCTCCATCAACACCTTCTTCCCCGGCTACCAGCCGGTCGACGACCCCGAGGTGCGGGCGACGTACGAGGCCGCGTGGGGCGTGCCGCTCTCGGCGACGAAGGGGCTGGACAACCGCGAGATGATCGACGCGATCCACGAGGGGACGCTGAAGGCCGTCTTCCTGGTCGGCGAGGAGATCGCGCTCGTGGACGCCAATGCGCACTACGTGCAGGAGGCGCTCGCCAAGCTGGACCTGTTCGTGGTGCAGGACATCTTCTTCTCGA from Rubrivirga sp. SAORIC476 encodes the following:
- a CDS encoding D-2-hydroxyacid dehydrogenase; amino-acid sequence: MPTLLVCLPDDQLPDLDRVRALAPEFEVVRTRSKEDVRPHLGEVTVALGYFPPALVAEAPALEWIQSWSAGLDWLVAHEAFDSSAHPDLMVTSASGVHAVPIGEHVFAMLLAVARDLPRAFRDQRDRRWGTSDDYGGVFEWLNKRLVMIGAGSIGERVIRLADAFGMTAVAVRHSGRETPGALRTVTPDAMTDELAEADAVVAALPATAATYRMLDASVFGAMKRGAVFVNVGRGETVDQYDLIEALRSGQVGAAGLDVVEDEPLPASSPLWTMDNVIVTPHVAGDTPRYADRALALFADNLNRWRAGSDLRNRVDLDAGY
- a CDS encoding PAS domain-containing protein is translated as MPDGSLLPPPSDAAETDGRLDQVAALVDFGTLVIDGDTATADARGAELFGLPVGLPVPRTDVLARFHPADRAEIERRSAASLPPDGDGSFAMESRVIQPDGSVRWLDVHERVVSDGTESGHRPRRTVLVAIDRTEVRAASAAAALASADLQTALDAASMGRWDVDLADGTVFGDAQFQAIHGDPPVARRRSFEEATLLLHEADRERVLAAYRRAVDSGGAFREEYRVTHPSEPVCWVRVTGRAIDAGRIAGVVQDITEAKQAEEALRQSEIDFRRLADATPQLVWTARPDGTVEYYNQRRDLYGGIEPAEDGTWAWAPVVHPADLGRTTEAWETAVVEGMPYECEHRVQMRDGSYRWHLSRAVPARDERDRVSRWYGTATDIHALKEADERLRQSEARYRTLFDSIDVGFSILDLIYDADGRPVDYRFVETNPAFVAQTGLVGAEGRRAYELIPDLEPHWVETYARVAETGEPLRFENGSDALGRWFDVYAVRVGGEGSMRVALLFTDITEQRAAEQALRALNDELEDRVEARTAELERSNAELDQFAYVASHDLKAPLRAIDSLAAWIEEDAKDVLPEPSVRHLSLLRGRVGRMERLLDSLLTYSRVGRKEAAPEAIDTAALVREAVALVAPPTGVEVQVAGTFPTLVSARAPLALVIRNLVSNAVKHHDRPDGRVTVSARMDGDWAEFTVADDGPGIAPEYRDRVFGLFQTLRPRDEVEGSGMGLSIVKKAVQSRGGRVWIEPGEGRGAMFRFTWPTQVDT
- a CDS encoding response regulator gives rise to the protein MEVNSVTLLLVEDDAIDAEAIQRAFRQHRIANPFVVVRDGVEALAALRGESEVEVPHPYVVLLDVNMPRMNGIEFLDAIRADPALSRTIVFVLTTSDREEDKVAAYEHNVAGYILKSRAGEDFLEVVKLLRVYWRLVEFPPSQGAAA
- the fdhF gene encoding formate dehydrogenase subunit alpha encodes the protein MDLLRTVPQAHRGFASDATAEVVQLTVDGRAVEGRDGEWLATLLDRLDQADGQRTATEGGPGGHSVPHVCFQPELGPIQTCDTCFVEVDGTLARACATPVRAGLVVATRTAASGDAREEGMHRLLGNHNLYCTVCDRNNGDCPVHNATKHVAVEHQRYPFERKPYETDASHPFYQYDPDQCIVCGKCVEACQEVQVTETLSIDWEADVPRVQWDGGALAGESSCVSCGHCVTVCPCNALMEKTMIGEAGHFTNLQSNVFYPSVDVVKAVEPFIGNSPIFALSDAEAAMREASIDKTKTVCTYCGVGCSFEVWTRERRILKIEPTGEGPANGISTCVKGKFGWDYVNAPERLRGPLVRVPDGQGGETFAEATWDHALETVATRMRAIVDAHGPDSVAFIASSKATNEESYLVQKLARAVFKTNNVDNCSRYCQAPATVGLWRTVGYGGDAGTMDDIRAADLVLMVGTNTDQSHPVLAAHLRAAQKQNGQTHIVADIRAHLTAQRADVFIRPTPGTDLIWMSAVAKYIFDQGWEDRAFLDQHVNHEASYRESLEPFTLAYAEQMTGIAQDTLIDIARRIAEAETVCGLWAMGVTQHKMGSDTSTALSNLLLVTGNFGKPGTGGYPLRGHNNVQGCSDFGSINTFFPGYQPVDDPEVRATYEAAWGVPLSATKGLDNREMIDAIHEGTLKAVFLVGEEIALVDANAHYVQEALAKLDLFVVQDIFFSKSAQFADVVLAASPSLEKDGTFTNTERRIQRLYQAIPPLADSRPDWRILTDLARHCGHDWGYTHPGEIMDEVAATTPLFAGVTYARLAGYRSLCWPVDADGTDTPLLYTDGFHLPDGKARLYPLGWTEPSEAPDEQYPLHLNTGRNLEHFHVGNQTHKSAGLNAIVPDTYVEVSHDLARERGVATGDWVRLASRRGKVEVQVLVSDQVRDGELYMPLSSAAHAVNYLTSNHVDPDSHTPAYKELAVQMEVLDGPPRGERRKRPIAATHHRYGSPTPQNGVEVERKWARPDYDLPVLQRPPVGYRRDAG
- a CDS encoding response regulator, coding for MTPGFRILLIDDDEVDRARVLRALRPEHEVCQAATAAKGKACIETGFDGHAPDVVLLDLRLPDADGLALLPWFTDLGLPVVMLTGVSDMEVAVETMRAGALDYIAKGNLTAESLERALQRAVETAALRRAVADHQAEIARQRDQMVEQADALAVSNREIRALASALTLAEQAERRRISALLHDHVQQLLFGAQILLEGVQKTPEAAPFRDRILRAYDIVGEGIEATRQLALGFTPPVLDADDFSLALRWLATHVHKTYALTVEVEARDPVVIGDREVRVLLTELVRELLFNVVKHARVDRATVHLRRDRQEVVVVVSDAGAGFDPASLAADEQFGLYSVRRRLELLGGRFEIASSVGQGTRATLWIAAAETSPLAET
- a CDS encoding DUF1440 domain-containing protein, which translates into the protein MSSSNPSAHLQPSIWKGALAGLIGGLVGTVVKSQAEPILQNLGERWFPPTHAQKERPGADVQGHPDRMPPSYMAQGATDLVGVTLSRDEKLEAQNAIHWTFGTSAGVAYGVLAEVTDAEVGFGIPAAAALFAATHGTTLPAAGLQASPRDMPTAWWVWEFGSHLVYGLTVDLVRRGVRTALG